One part of the Segnochrobactrum spirostomi genome encodes these proteins:
- a CDS encoding LysR family transcriptional regulator: MDLTDLEIFARVVNAGSLSAAGREMGLSPAVVSKRLRKLEDRLGTRLIQRTTRQIALTEAGQGFYERVVAIMAAVGEAEAFVTRRSDRAEGLLRVSAPTSFGRMHVAPHLGPFLAAHPNLSVDLDLSDEFVDIVGEGFDVAIRIGELDDSSLVARRLADVHRVLCAAPGYLDRAGRPDGVAALARHVCLAARHQDPWRLEGPEGPVVVRASGPIATNSSEVVREAVIAGLGIALRSTWDVGAELSDGRLEIVLPAFRGSRRVAVHAVYPSRTFLPAKVRLFIDHLAVLYAEPYWDRGLEAVLSGGG, from the coding sequence ATGGACCTGACCGATCTCGAGATCTTCGCCCGCGTGGTCAATGCGGGCAGCCTGTCGGCGGCGGGGCGGGAGATGGGCCTGTCGCCTGCGGTGGTGTCGAAGCGCCTGCGCAAGCTCGAGGACCGGCTCGGCACCCGGCTGATTCAGCGCACCACCCGGCAGATCGCGCTCACCGAGGCCGGGCAGGGCTTCTACGAGCGCGTGGTCGCCATCATGGCGGCGGTCGGCGAGGCGGAGGCCTTCGTCACCCGCCGCTCGGACCGCGCCGAGGGACTGCTCAGGGTCTCGGCCCCGACCTCGTTCGGGCGCATGCACGTCGCCCCCCATCTCGGGCCGTTCCTCGCCGCCCATCCCAACCTCTCGGTCGATCTCGATCTCTCGGACGAGTTCGTGGACATCGTCGGCGAGGGCTTCGACGTGGCGATCCGCATCGGCGAGCTCGACGATTCGAGCCTTGTCGCGCGCCGTCTCGCGGACGTCCACCGGGTGTTGTGCGCCGCGCCTGGCTATCTCGACCGCGCCGGCCGGCCCGACGGCGTCGCGGCGCTCGCCCGCCACGTCTGCCTCGCCGCCCGCCACCAGGACCCGTGGCGGCTCGAAGGGCCGGAGGGGCCTGTCGTCGTGCGGGCATCGGGGCCGATCGCCACCAATTCGAGCGAGGTGGTGCGCGAGGCGGTGATCGCCGGGCTCGGCATCGCGCTCCGCTCGACCTGGGACGTCGGCGCCGAACTGTCCGACGGCCGGCTCGAGATCGTGCTGCCGGCCTTCCGAGGCTCCCGGCGGGTCGCGGTGCATGCAGTCTATCCGAGCCGCACCTTCCTGCCGGCCAAGGTGCGCCTCTTCATCGACCACCTCGCCGTGCTCTATGCCGAGCCCTATTGGGACCGCGGGCTCGAGGCGGTTCTTTCCGGCGGCGGATAG
- a CDS encoding glycine zipper domain-containing protein codes for MRKLILVAALSLMAAACTSEQSNRAVTGGAIGAAAGAATGALVTRNAGGALTGAAIGGVGGAAIGAATAPKTCTAYDAYGRAYQTTC; via the coding sequence ATGCGCAAGCTCATTCTGGTCGCGGCTCTCTCGCTGATGGCCGCAGCCTGCACCTCGGAACAGAGCAATCGGGCCGTCACCGGCGGCGCCATCGGTGCCGCGGCGGGCGCCGCCACCGGCGCTCTGGTGACCCGCAACGCGGGCGGCGCCCTGACCGGTGCGGCGATCGGTGGCGTCGGCGGCGCGGCGATCGGCGCCGCCACCGCGCCGAAGACCTGCACCGCCTACGACGCCTACGGCCGCGCCTACCAGACGACCTGCTGA
- a CDS encoding FAD-linked oxidase C-terminal domain-containing protein, translating to MTGLVMPDLDRAVLARRDGIVHALRAIVPGEGVVADPTSMRVYESDGLTAYRQMPMVVVLPETVDQVSRVLAYCHAEGIKVVPRGAGTSLSGGALPLGDAVLLSMMKFNRVLDVDFPNRVAVVQPGVTNLGITRAVEERGFYYAPDPSSQIACSIGGNVAENSGGVHSLKYGLTTNNVLGLEMVLMTGEVVRIGGRHLDSEGYDLLGLMVGSEGLLAVVTEVTVRILQKPETARAALIGFPSSEQAGAAVAAIIAAGIIPGGMEMMDKPAIAAAEAFVHAGYPLDVEALLIVELDGPAVEVADLLVRVEAIANTHGATECRLSTSEAERLSFWAGRKAAFPAVGRLSPDYYCMDGTIPRAALPLVLRRMGELSQTHGLRVANVFHAGDGNLHPLILYDANIPGELERAEAFGADILRLCVEVGGVLTGEHGVGVEKRDLMGTMFGEDDLKQQQRVKCAFDEKQLLNPGKVFPELHRCAELGRLHVHGGALPHPDIPRF from the coding sequence ATGACCGGGCTCGTGATGCCGGACCTCGACCGCGCGGTGCTCGCGCGCCGCGACGGGATCGTCCACGCCCTCAGGGCGATCGTGCCCGGCGAGGGGGTCGTCGCCGATCCGACGTCGATGCGCGTCTACGAATCGGATGGGCTGACCGCCTACCGCCAGATGCCGATGGTCGTCGTGCTGCCCGAGACCGTCGATCAGGTCTCCCGGGTGCTGGCTTATTGTCACGCCGAGGGAATCAAGGTGGTGCCGCGCGGCGCCGGCACCTCGCTCTCCGGCGGGGCGCTGCCGCTCGGTGACGCGGTGCTCCTCTCGATGATGAAGTTCAACCGCGTCCTCGATGTCGATTTTCCGAACCGCGTCGCCGTGGTGCAGCCGGGCGTCACCAATCTCGGCATCACCCGCGCGGTCGAGGAGCGCGGCTTCTACTATGCCCCCGACCCCTCCTCCCAGATCGCCTGCTCGATCGGCGGCAACGTCGCGGAGAATTCGGGCGGGGTTCATTCCCTGAAATACGGGCTCACCACGAACAACGTGCTGGGCCTCGAAATGGTGCTGATGACCGGCGAGGTGGTCCGCATCGGCGGCCGCCATCTCGATTCCGAGGGCTACGACCTGCTCGGCCTGATGGTCGGCTCCGAGGGGCTGCTCGCGGTCGTCACCGAGGTCACCGTGCGCATCCTCCAGAAGCCGGAGACGGCGCGCGCCGCGCTCATCGGCTTTCCGTCGAGCGAGCAGGCCGGGGCGGCGGTCGCCGCGATCATCGCCGCCGGCATCATCCCGGGCGGCATGGAGATGATGGACAAGCCGGCGATCGCGGCGGCGGAGGCGTTCGTGCACGCCGGTTATCCGCTCGACGTCGAGGCGCTCCTCATCGTCGAACTGGACGGGCCGGCGGTCGAGGTCGCCGACCTCCTCGTCCGCGTCGAGGCGATCGCCAACACCCACGGCGCGACCGAGTGCCGGCTCTCGACGAGCGAAGCGGAAAGGCTGTCGTTCTGGGCCGGGCGCAAGGCAGCATTTCCGGCGGTCGGCCGCCTGTCGCCCGATTATTATTGCATGGACGGCACCATTCCCCGCGCCGCCCTGCCCTTGGTGCTGCGCCGCATGGGCGAACTCTCTCAGACCCACGGCCTTCGCGTGGCGAACGTCTTTCACGCCGGCGACGGCAACCTGCACCCGCTCATCCTCTACGACGCCAACATCCCCGGCGAACTCGAACGCGCGGAAGCCTTCGGCGCCGACATCCTGCGGCTCTGCGTCGAGGTGGGCGGCGTGCTGACCGGCGAGCACGGCGTCGGCGTCGAGAAGCGCGACCTGATGGGCACGATGTTCGGCGAGGACGACCTCAAGCAGCAGCAGCGCGTCAAGTGCGCCTTCGACGAGAAGCAATTGCTCAATCCGGGCAAGGTCTTCCCCGAACTGCACCGGTGCGCCGAACTGGGCCGCCTCCACGTCCATGGCGGCGCCCTGCCGCATCCCGACATTCCGCGGTTCTGA
- a CDS encoding LysE family translocator — protein MGLVATGFVIGVVATAPVGPVNIMTIQRAFRHGFFAGLSAGIGAVIADALYASLAAFGVTAVSTFITDHVRIIQVIGALVMFWFGWRIYRTHPHLNDRNDTGGGLFSGIPTAFLLTITNPGAVFGFIALIGGLGDLAPAPGDWLGALQLVGGLVVGSLSWWMLIAGLVTMFRSRLDDRWLERINHAAAGLLFVFGVVVLVRAFL, from the coding sequence GTGGGTCTGGTGGCGACGGGCTTCGTGATCGGCGTCGTCGCGACGGCACCGGTCGGCCCCGTGAACATCATGACGATCCAGCGAGCGTTCCGGCACGGCTTCTTCGCCGGGCTCTCGGCCGGCATCGGCGCGGTCATCGCCGACGCGCTCTACGCCTCGCTCGCCGCGTTCGGCGTTACCGCGGTCTCGACCTTCATCACCGACCACGTGCGGATCATCCAGGTGATCGGTGCCCTGGTGATGTTCTGGTTCGGCTGGCGCATCTACCGCACCCATCCCCACCTCAACGACCGCAACGACACCGGCGGCGGGCTCTTCTCCGGCATCCCGACCGCCTTCCTGCTGACGATCACCAATCCCGGTGCGGTGTTCGGCTTCATCGCGCTGATCGGCGGGCTCGGCGATCTCGCGCCGGCGCCCGGGGATTGGCTCGGCGCGCTGCAACTCGTCGGTGGCCTCGTCGTCGGCAGCCTGAGCTGGTGGATGCTGATCGCCGGGCTCGTGACGATGTTCCGCTCGCGGCTCGACGATCGCTGGCTCGAGCGCATCAACCACGCGGCCGCGGGATTGTTGTTCGTCTTCGGCGTGGTCGTCCTCGTGCGCGCCTTCCTCTGA
- a CDS encoding cold-shock protein, which produces MATGTVKWFNAQKGYGFIQPSDNSRDVFVHITALQRAGIANLVEGQRVTYELVTERGKTSAGNLRVG; this is translated from the coding sequence ATGGCTACCGGGACCGTGAAGTGGTTTAATGCGCAGAAGGGATACGGCTTTATTCAGCCGAGCGACAATTCGCGCGACGTCTTCGTGCACATCACCGCGCTGCAGCGCGCGGGCATCGCCAATCTCGTGGAAGGGCAGAGGGTCACTTACGAACTCGTGACCGAGCGCGGCAAGACTTCGGCCGGCAACCTGCGCGTCGGCTGA
- a CDS encoding ATP-dependent DNA helicase, which yields MPEWSPQQEAALKAAARWMRDPSSQVFRLFGYAGTGKTTLARTLAEDVGGDVAYAAFTGKAALVMQARGCEGAATIHSLIYRLEDENDGAPKFVLNKDSSIRKVDLVIIDEVSMVDEALGRDLLSFGSKVLVLGDPAQLPPVGGGGFFTREEPDVMLTEVHRQAKDDPIIRLSLDVREGRSLARGTYGASRVIGRDELDPEDVLGADQVLVGTNRTRHLYNGRLRALKGFQGAVPAAGERLVCLRNNRQKGLLNGGVWSVKEVLGATEHAVKMQITPEDAGSSKRRVKVAVHPLFFEGREGELSWEQIRFMDEFTYGYALTVHKAQGSQWDRIMLFDESRAFREDRARWLYTGLTRAAKAITVVL from the coding sequence GTGCCGGAATGGTCGCCCCAGCAGGAGGCCGCGCTCAAGGCCGCGGCCCGTTGGATGCGCGATCCATCGTCCCAGGTCTTCCGCCTGTTCGGCTATGCCGGAACGGGAAAGACGACGCTCGCCCGCACCCTCGCCGAGGATGTCGGCGGGGACGTCGCCTATGCCGCCTTCACCGGCAAGGCCGCGCTCGTGATGCAGGCACGCGGCTGCGAGGGCGCGGCGACCATCCATTCCCTCATCTACCGCCTCGAGGACGAGAACGACGGCGCTCCGAAATTCGTCCTCAACAAGGACAGCTCCATCCGCAAGGTCGATCTCGTCATCATCGACGAGGTGTCGATGGTGGACGAGGCGCTCGGGCGCGATCTCCTGAGCTTCGGCTCCAAGGTTTTGGTGCTCGGCGATCCGGCCCAGCTTCCGCCCGTGGGCGGCGGCGGCTTCTTCACCCGCGAAGAGCCGGACGTGATGCTGACCGAGGTCCATCGTCAGGCCAAGGACGACCCGATCATCCGCCTGTCCCTCGACGTGCGCGAGGGGCGGTCGCTGGCGCGCGGCACCTACGGGGCGAGCCGGGTCATCGGCCGCGACGAACTCGATCCCGAGGACGTGCTCGGCGCCGATCAGGTTCTCGTCGGCACCAACCGCACGCGCCACCTCTACAATGGCCGCCTGCGCGCCCTGAAGGGCTTCCAGGGCGCCGTGCCGGCAGCCGGCGAGCGGCTCGTCTGCCTCCGCAACAACCGCCAGAAGGGGCTCCTCAACGGCGGCGTCTGGTCGGTCAAGGAGGTCCTGGGCGCCACCGAGCACGCCGTGAAGATGCAGATCACGCCGGAAGATGCCGGCTCGTCGAAGCGCCGCGTCAAGGTTGCGGTCCATCCCCTGTTCTTCGAGGGGCGCGAGGGCGAGCTCTCCTGGGAGCAGATCCGCTTCATGGACGAGTTCACCTACGGCTATGCCCTCACCGTCCACAAGGCGCAGGGCTCGCAGTGGGACCGCATCATGCTGTTCGACGAGAGCCGGGCCTTCCGCGAGGACCGCGCGCGCTGGCTCTATACCGGGCTCACCCGGGCGGCGAAGGCGATCACCGTCGTCCTGTGA